A segment of the Romeriopsis navalis LEGE 11480 genome:
CGCTTGCCACTATCTGCACCACCCCTCCAATCCGTTGGCGATATGCCGATTCGAGGTCGAGATGCCCCGATCGAGCTATTTACCCTACCGAATTAGATTTACCCAGCCAAATTAACTGACCCGAGCCAATCCATAGGCACGATCGCAGGCACCGCTTTGAGGAATTTGCTTTAAGGCAGTTGTTGCACGGCAACCCATATGCGCGATCGATCCACCAATCATGCCCCAGCACTCGTTAACAACTGTTACAGATCATGAGTGTTTCAGCGTCCGGGGTTTTTGGGGAGGGTAAAATTGCCCGTAAACGTTCTAGAGCGAGAACCATGGCAGAAACTCTGACTGGACAAGCGCCTCTGTTCGCGGGCAGCACAGGCGGCCTGCTGACAGCAGCGTTAGTAGAAGAGAAATATGCGATCACTTGGACTGGTAAAAAGGCCGATGTGTTCGAAATGCCCACTGGCGGCGCAGCGACCATGAACTCAGGTGAGAACCTGCTGTACTTGGCTCGCAAAGAGCAATGCCTAGCTTTGGGTACCCAATTAAGGACCAAATTTAAGATCAATGACTATAAAGTCTATCGTGTCTTCCCAAATGGCGAAGTGCAGTACCTGCACCCAGCTGACGGAGTGTTCCCTGAAAAGGTGAACGAAGGCCGCGATGCCGTGAACAGCGTAGCGCG
Coding sequences within it:
- a CDS encoding photosystem I reaction center subunit II PsaD, which gives rise to MAETLTGQAPLFAGSTGGLLTAALVEEKYAITWTGKKADVFEMPTGGAATMNSGENLLYLARKEQCLALGTQLRTKFKINDYKVYRVFPNGEVQYLHPADGVFPEKVNEGRDAVNSVARNIGANPNPATYKFSDKKAYD